A window of Nocardia arthritidis genomic DNA:
GAGGCCATTCCCGGCGCGCGCTACCTGGAGGTTCCCGATGCTGGGCACTTCGGCTACCTGGAGCGTCCCGAGGCGGTAAACAAGATCTTGCTGGACTTTTTCGCCGAATGACGCCACCGCACGTCCGAGGTAACCGCCCATCGGTAACACCGGTCTTGCTAGTGTCGAAACACCGCTCGGGGGTTCAGTCGATCCGCAACAGCGCCGGTCTGAATCCAGAGCATCCCGTACACAGCGCCAGTATCCAGTGAGGTGAAATTGAGCACCAACCCGTTCGATGACGAAGACGGCCGTTTCTTTGTCCTGGTGAACGACGAGGAGCAGCATTCGCTGTGGCCGGCCTTCGCGGAGGTTCCGGCCGGATGGCGAGTCGTATTCGGCGAGGACAGCCGCGCGGCATGTGTCGAATACGTCGAGAAGAACTGGACCGATATGCGGCCGAAGAGCCTGCGTGACGCGATGGCCGCCGACGACGCGGCCCGGCAGGGCGCCCAGTCCTGACCCGCGGTAGCCGATACTGCGCAGGGACCACCGATCGCGTGACACCGAAACCCGGTGTCACGCGATCGGCATGCCCGGTTATGATGGCAACCGCTTACCCGCCTCCTTAGCTCAGTGGTAGAGCACCGCTCTTGTAAAGCGAAGGTCGTCAGTTCAATCCTGACAGGGGGCTCAGACAGCACGAGCGCGCCGAAGTCGGCGCGCTCGTTGCGTTTTCGGGTGGTCAGTCCGGGACGTTGCGGCCGTGGCCGAGGTCGCGCAGGGCCTGCTTGATCTTGGCCTGTGCCTCGTCCAACGATTCCGGGCTCGGGTTCGGATCCGCGCCCGAGATATCGAAATCGCCCATGCTGTACGCCGGGAAGACGTGCAGGTGCAGATGCGGCACCTCGAGTCCGGCGATCAGCAGTCCGGCCCGCGGGGCATCCCACGCCTTGCGCACCGCCTGGCCGATGGTCTGGGCGACGCCGGTCAACCGCGCGAAGGTATTGGCGTCGACGTCCTGCCACTGATCGATTTCCTTGCGCGGCACCACGAGCGTGTGCCCCTGCGTCACCGGTGCGATGGTCAGGAAGGCGACGAATTCGTCGTCCTCCCAGACGAATCGACCTGGAAGCTGACCGGCGATGATCGCGCTGAAGACAGAAGCCATGTCCGCAGGCTACCCGCCGCCCGCCGCGGCCTCAGCCCGCGACGAAGTGCGACAACAGCCCTTGCACCTCATAGATGTCCACCTGACGGTTGAACCGCTTCTGCACCGGTTCCGGCGAACCCGAAATCCAGATGGCCAGTTCCGCGTCCAGGTCGAAGGTGCCCGCGGTCTCCACCGAGAAGTGGGTGATGGCCCGGTACGGAATGCTGTGGTAGCTCATTCGCCGTCCGGTCATGCCCTGTTTATCGATGAGGATCAGCCGCCGATCGGTGAACAGGATGGCGTCGCGGACCAGCAGATACGCGGCCCGCACCTGCTCGCCGTCGCCGAGCAGCCGGGCGTACTCCTGCTGTGCTTTGGCGGAATCGATCCGCCCGGCATTGCCCATCAGTCCGTCGATCAGACCCATCGTCCGCGCACCCTCCACCGGTCGAGCCAGCATGGATGCGGGGGTTCGGCCCCCACATCCGTTGTCCAACAACCCATCATCCTCTTCCGGCACGAACGACCGGCGAAACATGGCAACCGTCCCGTCATCCCCGAGGGGTACACCGCGTGTACGCCGCGCACCCAGCACCTAAGCTGTTGGCCGTGCGCGTACTCGTCATCGGTTCCGGAGCCCGTGAACATGCCCTCGTCCTGGCGCTGCGCCGGGATCCGGCGGTGGCCGCGCTCTTCGCCGCACCGGGCAACGCCGGAATCGCGCAGCACGCGCAGACCAAGCCGGTGGACCCGTGCTCGGCGGAGGCGGTGGTCGCGCTGGCCACCGAACTGGAAGCGGATCTGGTGGTGATCGGGCCCGAGGTGCCGCTGGTGCTCGGCGTCGCCGACGCGGTGCGGGCGGCCGGGATCGCATGCTTCGGCCCGTCGGCCGCGGCCGCCCGGATCGAGGGTTCGAAGGCGTTCGCCAAGGATGTGATGGCGGCGGCGGGCGTCCGCACCGCGCACAGCGAGATCGTGGACAATCCGGCCGAACTCGATGCGGCGCTCGACCGTTTCGGACCCACCTGGGTGGTGAAGGACGACGGGCTCGCCGCCGGTAAAGGTGTCGTGGTCACCGCGGACCGGCACGCGGCCCGCGATCACGCCGCCGAACTGCTGGAGCAGGGACATCCGGTGCTGCTGGAATCGTTCCTGGACGGGCCGGAGGTCTCGCTGTTCTGCCTCGTCGACGGGGAGACCGTGGTCGCGCTGCTGCCCGCGCAGGACCACAAGCGGGTCGGCGACGGCGATACCGGACCCAATACGGGCGGTATGGGCGCATACACCCCGCTGCCGTGGCTGCCCGCCGAAACGGTTACCGCGATTGTCGAGGATGTGGTGAAACCCGTTGCCGCCGAACTGGTTCGGCGGGGCTGTCCGTTCTCCGGGCTGCTCTATGCCGGTCTCGCGATCGGCAAGGCCGGGCCCGCGGTCGTCGAATTCAATTGCCGCTTCGGCGATCCCGAGACGCAGGCGGTGCTCGCGCTGCTCGACAGCCCGCTGGGTGAACTGCTGTACGCAACGGCCACCGGCACTTTGGCCGAAGTCGCCGCGCCGGAGTGGAAGGACGGATCGGCGATCACCGTCGTGCTCGCCGCGGAGAACTATCCGGGGCGGCCGCGAATCGGCGATGTGATCACCGGAGCCGGCGACGGCGCCTTCGACGGCGCGACGGCCGTACTGCACGCCGGAACCACGCTGCGCGAGGACGGTGCGCTGCTCTCGGCGGGCGGCCGGGTGCTGAATGTCGTCGGTATCGGCGGTGATCTGGCGCAGGCACGGGCCAACGCCTACGAGCGGATCGGTGCGATCAAGCTGCCCGGCAGCCACTACCGCACCGATATCGGCCTGGCCGCCGTCGAGGACCGCATCAGCGTCTAAGGCCCTAACGGTCTGCGCGGCAATGTAATTCAGCCGAACGACAATCCGTGCAGCGCCAGCCACTGCGCCGGGTCGACGTGCTGGCCGTTGACGATCACCTCGAAATGCAGGTGTGGGCCGGTGGAATCGCCGCGGTTACCCATGCGTGCGATCTGCATACCCGCCGGAACCCGTTCCCCGACCGAGACGAAGAAGTCGTACATGTGCCCGTAGACGGTGATGGTGCCGTCGTCGTGCCGGATTCGCACCCACAACCCGAAACCCTCGGCAGGGCCCGCATCGATGACGGTGCCGTTCGCGACCGCGTAGATCGGGGTGCCGATGGCGTTGGCGATATCGATGCCGTTGTGGAAAGTGCCCCAGCGCGAACCGAATCCGGAGGTGAAGGTGCCACGGGTCGGCAGCACGTAGCCGGTGATGCCGGGCAGTGTCGCACCGGCCGCGGGCGCCGCACCACCCGACATCCACGGTTGATATTCACCTGCCGCCGCGGCCGCCGCCTCGGCCTTGGCGCGTTCGAGGGTGGCCCGCGCGGCCGCCGCGACGACCTCCTGTTCGCGCAGCCGTTCACCGTTGGCGATGGCGTTCAGATACCGGCGCACCGAGGGCTGGTCGGCCTGCACCTGCAGTGGGTAGGCGACCGGAATCCGTTGTGCCTCACCGATTTCCGCGGGCCGGTCGATGACGAATCCGGTGAAGACGGAGTCGCCCGCCGCGAAGACGGCCGCGACCACCAGGGTGGCGATCAGCACGCGGTGTTCGCGCAGCAGCGCCAGGATTCGGTCGCGATCCGGCCGTTTCCGCACCAGCGCCCGAATCTCCTCGGGCGTAAGCCTTTTCCGCGCCGATGCGCGAATCTCCTGATAACTGGGTAGTTTGCGGGCCTGTTCGGTGAGCTGTCTTCGGAGGTAGGAGCCGATGCGGGATTCCGGACGTTGTTGTTGTCGCCAATTCGCTTGTAGGACAGTAGTTCCCACGAATCTGGCGGCTCGGTCGGTGCTCGGTTCGTCGGCTGATTCGGTGTCGCCGAGCGTGGATGTCGTGCCGTTGCTGCTGACGGCGGCGGTGTTGTCGGTACTGTTGGCGGCGTCGTCGCTCGGGCGCGAACTGGCGTTCGATGCGCTGTCGTTCTGCTGGGTCTCAGCGGTTCCGTTTTGCACGTTCCGCGGCCCATGACCGTTTCCATCGACGGAATCGGCCGATCGTGGCTCGGGTGCGGACGCGTCGACAACGTCGGCGCCGGTGGACCCGGCGCCGAGACGCTGGGCGACCGCTCGGCGAGCCTTGTCAAGCATTGTGCCGACCATAACCCCGACCGCACGGGAGCGCGTGCTCTACCGTCTGTCGGGTGTCAAGAGAATCTCGCCGGT
This region includes:
- a CDS encoding MbtH family protein — protein: MSTNPFDDEDGRFFVLVNDEEQHSLWPAFAEVPAGWRVVFGEDSRAACVEYVEKNWTDMRPKSLRDAMAADDAARQGAQS
- a CDS encoding HIT family protein → MASVFSAIIAGQLPGRFVWEDDEFVAFLTIAPVTQGHTLVVPRKEIDQWQDVDANTFARLTGVAQTIGQAVRKAWDAPRAGLLIAGLEVPHLHLHVFPAYSMGDFDISGADPNPSPESLDEAQAKIKQALRDLGHGRNVPD
- a CDS encoding PH domain-containing protein, encoding MGLIDGLMGNAGRIDSAKAQQEYARLLGDGEQVRAAYLLVRDAILFTDRRLILIDKQGMTGRRMSYHSIPYRAITHFSVETAGTFDLDAELAIWISGSPEPVQKRFNRQVDIYEVQGLLSHFVAG
- the purD gene encoding phosphoribosylamine--glycine ligase, encoding MRVLVIGSGAREHALVLALRRDPAVAALFAAPGNAGIAQHAQTKPVDPCSAEAVVALATELEADLVVIGPEVPLVLGVADAVRAAGIACFGPSAAAARIEGSKAFAKDVMAAAGVRTAHSEIVDNPAELDAALDRFGPTWVVKDDGLAAGKGVVVTADRHAARDHAAELLEQGHPVLLESFLDGPEVSLFCLVDGETVVALLPAQDHKRVGDGDTGPNTGGMGAYTPLPWLPAETVTAIVEDVVKPVAAELVRRGCPFSGLLYAGLAIGKAGPAVVEFNCRFGDPETQAVLALLDSPLGELLYATATGTLAEVAAPEWKDGSAITVVLAAENYPGRPRIGDVITGAGDGAFDGATAVLHAGTTLREDGALLSAGGRVLNVVGIGGDLAQARANAYERIGAIKLPGSHYRTDIGLAAVEDRISV
- a CDS encoding M23 family metallopeptidase — protein: MRALVRKRPDRDRILALLREHRVLIATLVVAAVFAAGDSVFTGFVIDRPAEIGEAQRIPVAYPLQVQADQPSVRRYLNAIANGERLREQEVVAAAARATLERAKAEAAAAAAGEYQPWMSGGAAPAAGATLPGITGYVLPTRGTFTSGFGSRWGTFHNGIDIANAIGTPIYAVANGTVIDAGPAEGFGLWVRIRHDDGTITVYGHMYDFFVSVGERVPAGMQIARMGNRGDSTGPHLHFEVIVNGQHVDPAQWLALHGLSFG